In the Agrococcus sp. Marseille-Q4369 genome, one interval contains:
- a CDS encoding DUF3093 domain-containing protein yields the protein METAPSYRERLVPPWWLPLVLLLIVPAVLLVFLPVNLQVGVAIAIVLYVAVVALLWLSAPVVAVEGAELRAGRARIPVAQLGSPEVLLGDAAQSALRAGWDPADHHVVSPWTRALVRVAVEDPEDPTPAWLISSRRPEALAAAIGAAR from the coding sequence ATGGAAACCGCCCCCTCGTACCGCGAGCGGCTCGTGCCGCCGTGGTGGCTCCCGCTCGTGCTGCTGCTCATCGTGCCCGCGGTGCTGCTCGTCTTCCTGCCCGTCAACCTGCAGGTCGGCGTCGCGATCGCGATCGTGCTCTACGTCGCCGTCGTCGCGCTGCTGTGGCTCAGCGCGCCCGTGGTCGCCGTCGAGGGAGCCGAGCTCCGCGCCGGCCGCGCGCGCATCCCGGTCGCCCAGCTCGGGTCGCCGGAGGTGCTGCTCGGCGATGCCGCGCAATCGGCGCTGCGGGCGGGCTGGGACCCGGCGGACCACCACGTGGTCTCGCCGTGGACCCGCGCGCTCGTCCGGGTCGCCGTCGAGGACCCGGAGGATCCGACGCCGGCGTGGCTGATCAGCTCGCGGCGCCCGGAGGCCCTCGCCGCGGCGATCGGGGCGGCCCGCTAG
- the acnA gene encoding aconitate hydratase AcnA, protein MANPNSFDSKASLSVGGTDYTFYRIDKVAGHERLPFSLKVLLENLLRTEDGKNVTSSQIEALGSWDASAEPNVEIQFSPARVVMQDFTGVPCIVDLATMREAVAELGGDPTKINPLAPAELVIDHSVIADLFGTADAFERNVEIEYQRNGERYQFLRWGQTAFQDFKVVPPGTGIVHQVNIENLAKVTYSRTFDGELTAYPDTVVGTDSHTTMVNGLGVLGWGVGGIEAEAAMLGQPVSMLIPRVVGFKLTGEIATGVTATDVVLTITDMLRKHGVVGKFVEFYGTGVGAVPLANRATIGNMSPEFGSTAAIFPIDDVTLDYLRFTGRDEQQVALVEAYSKEQGLWHDPAVEPVFSEYMELDLSTVVPSIAGPKRPQDRIELTRAKEQFAQDIANYAVPTTSRDIVDLESKHSFPASDPGNVPGEEEDDTREVHINGGGPVEFSKPVTVSTPDGETYTLDNGAVTIAAITSCTNTSNPSVMLAAGLLARKAVEKGLKAKPWVKTTLAPGSKVVTDYYDKSGLTKDLDELGFYTVGYGCTTCIGNSGPLIDEVSTAVNEHDLAVTAVLSGNRNFEGRINPDVKMNYLASPPLVIAYSLAGTMDFDFETQPLGKGKDGQDVFLADIWPSADEVQQTIDSSIDTEMFTKQYAAVFDGDERWRSLPTPDGDVFEWDEQSTYVRKPPYFEGMTMELTPVEDIQGARVLAKLGDSVTTDHISPAGSIKADSPAGQYLTEHGVDRKDFNSYGSRRGNHEVMIRGTFANIRLKNLLLDGVEGGYTRDFTTPDGEQAFIYDASQHYQEQGTPLVVLGGKEYGSGSSRDWAAKGTNLLGVKAVITESFERIHRSNLIGMGVVPLQFPQGESWESLGLDGTEVISISGLTELNEGRTPKTVRVTAEPSEHSPEGKQTIEFDAVVRIDTPGEADYYRNGGILQYVLRSLV, encoded by the coding sequence ATGGCGAACCCGAACAGCTTCGACAGCAAGGCATCGCTGTCGGTCGGCGGCACCGACTACACGTTCTACCGGATCGACAAGGTCGCGGGCCACGAGCGCCTGCCGTTCAGCCTCAAGGTGCTGCTCGAGAACCTGCTCCGCACCGAGGACGGCAAGAACGTCACGAGCAGCCAGATCGAGGCGCTCGGGTCGTGGGACGCATCCGCCGAGCCGAACGTCGAGATCCAGTTCTCGCCGGCTCGTGTCGTCATGCAGGACTTCACGGGTGTGCCCTGCATCGTCGACCTCGCCACGATGCGTGAGGCCGTCGCCGAGCTCGGCGGCGACCCGACGAAGATCAACCCGCTCGCGCCCGCCGAGCTCGTGATCGACCACTCCGTCATCGCCGACCTCTTCGGCACGGCCGACGCGTTCGAGCGCAACGTCGAGATCGAGTACCAGCGCAACGGCGAGCGCTACCAGTTCCTCCGCTGGGGCCAGACGGCGTTCCAGGACTTCAAGGTCGTCCCCCCGGGCACGGGCATCGTGCACCAGGTGAACATCGAGAACCTCGCGAAGGTCACCTACTCCCGCACCTTCGACGGCGAGCTCACCGCATACCCCGACACGGTCGTCGGCACCGACTCGCACACCACGATGGTCAACGGCCTCGGCGTGCTCGGCTGGGGCGTGGGCGGCATCGAGGCCGAGGCCGCGATGCTCGGCCAGCCCGTCTCGATGCTCATCCCGCGCGTCGTCGGCTTCAAGCTCACCGGCGAGATCGCCACGGGCGTCACCGCGACCGACGTCGTGCTCACGATCACCGACATGCTGCGCAAGCACGGCGTGGTCGGCAAGTTCGTCGAGTTCTACGGCACCGGCGTCGGCGCCGTGCCGCTCGCCAACCGCGCGACGATCGGCAACATGAGCCCCGAGTTCGGCTCGACCGCCGCGATCTTCCCGATCGACGACGTCACGCTCGACTACCTGCGCTTCACCGGTCGCGACGAGCAGCAGGTCGCGCTCGTCGAGGCCTACTCGAAGGAGCAGGGCCTGTGGCACGACCCGGCGGTCGAGCCGGTCTTCTCCGAGTACATGGAGCTCGACCTCAGCACCGTCGTGCCGTCGATCGCCGGCCCGAAGCGCCCCCAGGACCGCATCGAGCTCACGCGCGCCAAGGAGCAGTTCGCGCAGGACATCGCGAACTACGCGGTGCCGACGACCTCGCGCGACATCGTCGACCTCGAGTCGAAGCACTCGTTCCCCGCGTCGGACCCGGGCAACGTGCCCGGCGAGGAGGAGGACGACACCCGCGAGGTGCACATCAACGGCGGAGGCCCGGTCGAGTTCTCGAAGCCGGTCACTGTCTCGACGCCCGACGGCGAGACCTACACGCTCGACAACGGCGCCGTCACGATCGCCGCGATCACGTCGTGCACGAACACGTCGAACCCCTCGGTGATGCTCGCCGCGGGCCTGCTCGCCCGCAAGGCGGTCGAGAAGGGCCTCAAGGCGAAGCCGTGGGTCAAGACGACGCTCGCTCCCGGATCGAAGGTCGTCACCGACTACTACGACAAGTCGGGCCTGACGAAGGACCTCGACGAGCTCGGCTTCTACACGGTCGGCTACGGCTGCACGACGTGCATCGGCAACTCCGGCCCGCTCATCGACGAGGTCTCGACCGCCGTCAACGAGCACGACCTCGCCGTGACGGCGGTGCTCTCGGGCAACCGCAACTTCGAGGGCCGCATCAACCCCGACGTCAAGATGAACTACCTCGCGTCGCCGCCGCTCGTGATCGCCTACTCGCTCGCCGGCACGATGGACTTCGACTTCGAGACCCAGCCGCTCGGCAAGGGCAAGGACGGCCAGGACGTCTTCCTCGCCGACATCTGGCCCTCGGCCGACGAGGTGCAGCAGACGATCGACTCGTCGATCGACACCGAGATGTTCACGAAGCAGTACGCGGCCGTCTTCGACGGCGACGAGCGCTGGCGCAGCCTGCCCACGCCCGACGGTGACGTCTTCGAGTGGGACGAGCAGTCGACGTACGTGCGGAAGCCCCCGTACTTCGAGGGCATGACGATGGAGCTCACGCCCGTCGAGGACATCCAGGGCGCCCGCGTGCTCGCGAAGCTCGGCGACTCGGTCACGACCGACCACATCTCGCCGGCCGGCAGCATCAAGGCCGACAGCCCCGCGGGCCAGTACCTCACCGAGCACGGCGTCGACCGGAAGGACTTCAACTCCTACGGCTCGCGTCGCGGCAACCACGAGGTCATGATCCGCGGCACGTTCGCGAACATCCGCCTGAAGAACCTGCTGCTCGACGGTGTGGAGGGCGGCTACACCCGCGACTTCACGACGCCCGACGGCGAGCAGGCCTTCATCTACGACGCGTCGCAGCACTACCAGGAGCAGGGCACCCCGCTCGTCGTCCTCGGCGGCAAGGAGTACGGCTCGGGCTCGAGCCGCGACTGGGCCGCCAAGGGCACGAACCTCCTGGGCGTCAAGGCGGTCATCACCGAGTCGTTCGAGCGCATCCACCGCTCCAACCTCATCGGCATGGGCGTCGTCCCGCTGCAGTTCCCGCAGGGCGAGAGCTGGGAGAGCCTGGGCCTCGACGGCACCGAGGTCATCTCGATCTCGGGCCTCACCGAGCTCAACGAGGGACGCACGCCCAAGACCGTGCGCGTCACCGCCGAGCCGAGCGAGCACAGCCCCGAGGGCAAGCAGACGATCGAGTTCGACGCGGTCGTGCGCATCGACACGCCGGGCGAGGCGGACTACTACCGCAACGGCGGCATCCTGCAGTACGTGCTGCGATCGCTCGTCTGA
- a CDS encoding ADP/ATP-dependent (S)-NAD(P)H-hydrate dehydratase, producing MEWLRAPGADDDKRSMGVLGVITGSERYPGAAVLGVEAAWRTGIGMVRLWAPRRVQDLVLARRPETVCHALDEPADGVDAWLLGSGQDARERDPRLRSLLLEALRSSVPCVVDAGALDLVPGHAGPAVVTPHGRELERILEQLGVRVDEDERMRAAAAAAALDAVVVAKGAATHVVEPSGATATVEAATHRLATAGTGDVLAGMLGAIVSVNAEAARGAQALASIAALAVALHGAAAAAAAVGGRPITALDVAEHVPAAVAARMAR from the coding sequence ATGGAGTGGCTGCGTGCGCCGGGTGCCGACGACGACAAGCGCTCGATGGGCGTGCTCGGGGTCATCACCGGCTCCGAGCGCTACCCGGGCGCGGCGGTGCTCGGGGTCGAGGCAGCGTGGCGCACGGGCATCGGCATGGTGCGGCTGTGGGCGCCGCGCCGCGTGCAGGACCTCGTGCTCGCGAGGCGACCCGAGACCGTCTGCCACGCCCTCGACGAGCCGGCGGACGGCGTCGACGCATGGCTGCTCGGCTCGGGCCAGGACGCGCGGGAGCGCGACCCGCGGCTCCGCTCGCTGCTGCTCGAGGCGCTGCGCTCGAGCGTTCCGTGCGTCGTCGACGCGGGTGCGCTCGACCTCGTGCCGGGGCACGCGGGGCCGGCGGTCGTCACGCCGCACGGCCGCGAGCTCGAGCGCATCCTCGAGCAGCTCGGCGTGCGGGTCGACGAGGACGAGCGGATGCGCGCGGCGGCCGCGGCCGCGGCGCTCGACGCCGTCGTGGTCGCGAAGGGCGCCGCGACGCACGTGGTCGAGCCGAGCGGCGCGACGGCGACCGTCGAGGCGGCGACGCACCGCCTCGCGACCGCCGGCACGGGCGACGTGCTGGCCGGCATGCTCGGCGCGATCGTCTCGGTGAACGCCGAGGCGGCCCGCGGGGCCCAGGCGCTCGCGTCGATCGCCGCGCTGGCGGTCGCGCTGCACGGTGCGGCGGCCGCGGCAGCGGCCGTCGGCGGGCGCCCCATCACGGCGCTCGACGTGGCGGAGCACGTGCCAGCGGCTGTCGCCGCGCGCATGGCTCGCTGA
- the dxs gene encoding 1-deoxy-D-xylulose-5-phosphate synthase — translation MALLDQIHGPRDLDRLSQTELTELAGEIRAFLIREVARTGGHLGPNLGVVELTMAMHRVFHSPRDAFVFDTGHQSYVHKLLTGRQDFSRLRQKGGLAGYPQRAESEHDIVESSHASSSLSWAEGISRAFDITGQHDRSVVAVVGDGALTGGMTWEALNNISDDNSRRLVIVVNDNGRSYAPTIGGMARFLNGVRTRRSYANLRTSSERAFAKLGRPGRAVYRGVRGATHGFLTRFVNNEALYSNLDIKYLGPIDGHDLEALEEALTQARDFGAPVIVHVITQKGQGFDPAIRDEADQFHAVGQIDPETGESLSSAGRPAWTSVFAEELVSLAKQDERIVGITAAMLRPTGLDRLAAYDASRVLDVGIAEQHAVTTAAGLAYGGLHPVVAIYATFVNRAFDQVLMDVALHKAGVTFVLDRAGVTGPDGPSHHGMWDLALLQFVPGIRLAAPRDAARLQEELREAVAVQDAPTVVRYPKGSVPNEIEAVRRTADGVDLLLEAPHRDVLIIAIGSFAHLAMEVAQRVQAQGIGVTVVDPRWVVPVAPSIVELARDHRIVITLEDGVRVGGIGTRVRQELRAAGVDTPVDELGLPDAFIDHAERSEILEEVGLSAQTIARNVIQQVLGTGRVPVARPLPEDRPLVLEADDAASAPHPGTVAD, via the coding sequence ATGGCGCTCCTCGATCAGATCCACGGCCCGCGCGACCTCGACCGGCTCTCGCAGACCGAGCTGACCGAGCTGGCTGGAGAGATCCGCGCATTCCTGATCCGCGAGGTCGCGCGCACGGGCGGCCACCTCGGCCCCAACCTCGGCGTCGTCGAGCTCACGATGGCGATGCACCGCGTCTTCCACTCGCCGCGCGACGCGTTCGTGTTCGACACGGGCCACCAGTCCTACGTGCACAAGCTCCTCACGGGCCGGCAGGACTTCTCCCGCCTGCGGCAGAAGGGCGGCCTCGCGGGCTACCCGCAGCGCGCCGAGAGCGAGCACGACATCGTCGAGTCGAGCCACGCATCCTCGTCCCTGTCGTGGGCCGAGGGCATCAGCCGGGCGTTCGACATCACGGGTCAGCACGACCGCTCGGTCGTCGCCGTCGTCGGCGACGGCGCGCTCACGGGCGGCATGACGTGGGAGGCGCTCAACAACATCTCCGACGACAACAGCCGCCGGCTCGTCATCGTCGTGAACGACAACGGCCGCTCATACGCGCCGACGATCGGCGGCATGGCGCGCTTCCTCAACGGCGTGCGCACGCGCCGCTCGTACGCGAACCTCCGCACCTCAAGCGAGCGGGCCTTCGCGAAGCTCGGCCGTCCGGGTCGCGCCGTCTACCGCGGCGTCCGCGGCGCGACGCACGGCTTCCTCACGCGCTTCGTCAACAACGAGGCGCTCTACTCGAACCTCGACATCAAGTACCTCGGCCCGATCGACGGGCACGACCTCGAGGCGCTCGAGGAGGCGCTCACCCAGGCCCGCGACTTCGGCGCTCCCGTCATCGTGCACGTCATCACGCAGAAGGGGCAGGGCTTCGACCCGGCCATCCGCGACGAGGCGGACCAGTTCCACGCGGTCGGGCAGATCGACCCGGAGACGGGGGAGTCGCTCTCGAGCGCGGGCCGCCCGGCCTGGACCTCGGTCTTCGCCGAGGAGCTCGTCTCGCTCGCCAAGCAGGACGAGCGCATCGTCGGCATCACTGCCGCGATGCTGCGCCCGACGGGCCTCGACCGGCTCGCCGCCTACGATGCCTCGCGCGTGCTCGACGTCGGCATCGCCGAGCAGCACGCCGTCACGACTGCGGCGGGCCTCGCGTACGGCGGCCTCCACCCGGTCGTGGCGATCTACGCGACCTTCGTCAACCGCGCGTTCGACCAGGTGCTCATGGACGTCGCGCTGCACAAGGCCGGCGTGACCTTCGTGCTCGACCGAGCCGGCGTCACGGGTCCGGACGGCCCGAGCCACCACGGGATGTGGGACCTCGCGCTGCTGCAGTTCGTGCCCGGCATCCGGCTCGCCGCGCCGCGCGACGCAGCGCGCCTGCAGGAGGAGCTGCGCGAGGCCGTCGCGGTCCAGGACGCGCCCACGGTCGTCCGCTACCCCAAGGGCTCGGTACCGAACGAGATCGAGGCGGTGCGCCGCACCGCCGACGGCGTCGACCTGCTGCTCGAGGCCCCGCACCGCGACGTGCTCATCATCGCGATCGGCTCGTTCGCGCACCTCGCCATGGAGGTCGCGCAGCGCGTGCAGGCGCAGGGCATCGGCGTGACGGTCGTCGATCCGCGCTGGGTCGTTCCGGTCGCGCCGTCGATCGTCGAGCTCGCGCGCGACCACCGCATCGTCATCACCCTCGAAGACGGCGTGCGGGTCGGTGGCATCGGCACGCGCGTGCGCCAGGAGCTGCGGGCCGCGGGCGTCGACACGCCGGTCGACGAGCTCGGGCTCCCGGATGCGTTCATCGACCACGCGGAGCGCTCCGAGATCCTCGAGGAGGTCGGGCTCTCGGCGCAGACCATCGCGCGGAACGTCATCCAGCAAGTGCTCGGCACCGGGCGCGTGCCGGTCGCGCGGCCGCTGCCGGAGGACCGGCCGCTCGTCCTCGAGGCCGACGACGCGGCGAGCGCGCCGCACCCGGGCACCGTCGCGGACTGA
- a CDS encoding DUF3710 domain-containing protein, with protein sequence MTDTTDSADEQPMEEEAVVEKTAPEDRAVAGPLDEAEAPVRPYVDLGGLRIVPRPGMQMRLEVEEKTKRIVAVTLEHEGSTVQLQPFAAPRSEGIWLPVREVLRGQLERQGAAVEDTEGPLGPELRARLTVGPDGAPRAVRIIGVDGPRWMLQGLIGGKAALDDDEAAKAFELFRSTVVCRGVQPMPPRELIPLSAPKAV encoded by the coding sequence ATGACCGACACGACCGACAGCGCCGACGAGCAGCCCATGGAGGAGGAGGCGGTCGTCGAGAAGACGGCCCCCGAGGACCGCGCCGTGGCGGGGCCGCTCGACGAGGCCGAGGCGCCCGTGCGGCCCTACGTCGACCTCGGCGGCCTCCGCATCGTCCCGCGCCCCGGCATGCAGATGCGGCTCGAGGTCGAGGAGAAGACGAAGCGCATCGTCGCGGTGACGCTCGAGCACGAGGGCTCGACGGTGCAGCTGCAGCCGTTCGCGGCGCCGCGCAGCGAGGGCATCTGGCTGCCCGTGCGAGAGGTGCTGCGAGGGCAGCTCGAGCGCCAGGGCGCCGCGGTCGAGGACACCGAGGGTCCGCTCGGCCCCGAGCTCCGCGCCCGGCTGACGGTCGGCCCCGACGGCGCACCGCGCGCGGTGCGCATCATCGGCGTCGACGGCCCGCGCTGGATGCTGCAGGGACTCATCGGCGGCAAGGCCGCGCTCGACGACGATGAGGCGGCGAAGGCGTTCGAGCTGTTCCGCTCGACCGTCGTGTGCCGCGGCGTGCAGCCGATGCCCCCGCGCGAGCTCATCCCGCTCAGCGCGCCGAAGGCCGTCTGA
- a CDS encoding DUF4193 domain-containing protein yields MATDYDAPRKTDDESESIEALKERVPAKSVSTDEDADNPGSFDLSAADLADVELDVVVLPPQEDEFTCVSCFLVKHRLQFDHESKLGPICRECA; encoded by the coding sequence ATGGCCACCGATTACGACGCCCCCCGCAAGACCGACGACGAGAGCGAGTCGATCGAGGCGCTCAAGGAGCGTGTGCCTGCGAAGAGCGTCTCCACGGACGAGGACGCCGACAACCCCGGCAGCTTCGATCTCTCGGCCGCCGACCTCGCCGACGTCGAGCTCGACGTCGTCGTGCTCCCGCCCCAGGAGGACGAGTTCACGTGCGTCAGCTGCTTCCTCGTGAAGCACCGACTGCAGTTCGACCACGAGTCGAAGCTCGGCCCCATCTGCCGCGAGTGCGCCTGA
- the dut gene encoding dUTP diphosphatase: MEQVEVLITGSPVPAYAHPGDAGADLHAAEAVTLGAGERSLVGTGVAIALPDGYAAFVHPRSGLAAKHGITIVNAPGTVDAGYRGEIKVNLLNTGGEPHRIEVGDRIAQLVVQRVERVRFVEVERLPGSDRGERGHGSTGLSAVQEGIAR, encoded by the coding sequence ATGGAGCAGGTCGAAGTCCTCATCACCGGATCGCCGGTGCCCGCATACGCGCACCCTGGCGATGCCGGTGCCGATCTCCATGCCGCCGAGGCGGTCACGCTCGGCGCGGGCGAGCGCTCGCTCGTCGGCACCGGCGTCGCGATCGCGCTGCCCGACGGCTACGCCGCGTTCGTGCACCCGCGCAGCGGGCTCGCCGCGAAGCACGGCATCACGATCGTGAACGCGCCCGGCACCGTCGACGCGGGCTATCGCGGCGAGATCAAGGTCAACCTGCTCAACACCGGCGGGGAGCCGCATCGGATCGAGGTCGGGGACCGCATCGCTCAGCTCGTCGTGCAGCGCGTCGAGCGCGTGCGCTTCGTCGAGGTCGAGCGGCTGCCGGGCTCCGATCGAGGGGAGCGCGGGCACGGGTCGACCGGCCTGAGCGCCGTCCAGGAGGGGATCGCACGATGA
- a CDS encoding MFS transporter: MSASAHGTARDNDRKGLGRVVTAAMAGTVVEWYEFFLYATASTIVFNLIMFPPSDDPYFPIISAFLTYAVGFIARPLGGIVFGHFGDKYGRKKMLQFAIILVGVSTFLMGCLPTFDQIGYFAPAALVILRFFQGFAVGGEWGGGVLLVAEHSPNKERGFWASWPQAAVPAGNLIATVVLLVLQWTLSDEDFLGWGWRIAFWLSVVIVAVGYYIRTRVTDAPIYQQVRDEVAESKAQSYGVLEVLKRYPRGVLTAMGLRFAENVLYYLVVTFSIVYLRTYLEYDVSRILGLMAIAHIAHFIFVPIVGRFVDTVGRKPMYLIGVLLGATWGFIAFPMFESGNDIVILGGIILGLAFHALMYAGQPAIMAELFPTRMRYSGVSLGYQVTSIVAGSLAPIIATALLGEFGSYIPVAIYLVIACAVTLVAVIALKETKGISLHDVDDIDRERLLAEKGSA, encoded by the coding sequence ATGAGCGCATCCGCGCATGGCACCGCTCGAGACAACGACCGCAAGGGCCTCGGCCGGGTCGTCACGGCCGCCATGGCCGGCACGGTCGTCGAGTGGTACGAGTTCTTCCTGTACGCGACAGCGTCGACGATCGTCTTCAACCTGATCATGTTCCCGCCGAGCGATGATCCGTACTTCCCGATCATCAGCGCGTTCCTGACCTACGCGGTCGGCTTCATCGCCCGCCCGCTGGGCGGCATCGTCTTCGGCCACTTCGGCGACAAGTACGGCCGCAAGAAGATGCTGCAGTTCGCGATCATCCTGGTCGGCGTCTCCACCTTCCTGATGGGCTGCCTGCCGACGTTCGACCAGATCGGCTACTTCGCCCCCGCCGCGCTCGTCATCCTGCGCTTCTTCCAGGGCTTCGCGGTCGGCGGCGAGTGGGGCGGCGGCGTGCTGCTCGTGGCCGAGCACTCCCCCAACAAGGAGCGCGGCTTCTGGGCGTCGTGGCCGCAGGCGGCGGTGCCCGCCGGCAACCTCATCGCCACCGTGGTGCTGCTCGTGCTGCAGTGGACGCTGTCGGACGAGGACTTCCTCGGCTGGGGCTGGCGCATCGCCTTCTGGCTCTCGGTCGTGATCGTCGCGGTCGGCTACTACATCCGCACTCGCGTGACGGACGCGCCCATCTACCAGCAGGTCCGCGATGAAGTCGCGGAGTCGAAGGCGCAGTCGTACGGCGTGCTCGAGGTGCTCAAGCGCTACCCGCGCGGCGTGCTGACGGCCATGGGCCTCCGCTTCGCGGAGAACGTGCTCTACTACCTCGTCGTCACGTTCTCGATCGTCTACCTGCGCACGTACCTCGAGTACGACGTCTCGCGCATCCTGGGCCTCATGGCGATCGCGCACATCGCGCACTTCATCTTCGTCCCGATCGTGGGCCGGTTCGTCGACACCGTGGGCCGCAAGCCGATGTACCTCATCGGCGTGCTGCTCGGCGCGACGTGGGGCTTCATCGCCTTCCCGATGTTCGAGTCGGGCAACGACATCGTCATCCTGGGCGGCATCATCCTCGGCCTGGCGTTCCACGCGCTCATGTACGCGGGGCAGCCGGCCATCATGGCCGAGCTCTTCCCGACCCGCATGCGCTACTCGGGCGTCTCGCTCGGCTACCAGGTGACGTCGATCGTCGCGGGCTCGCTCGCGCCGATCATCGCCACCGCGCTGCTCGGCGAGTTCGGCAGCTACATCCCGGTCGCGATCTACCTCGTGATCGCGTGCGCCGTCACGCTCGTGGCGGTCATCGCGCTCAAGGAGACGAAGGGCATCTCGCTCCACGACGTCGATGACATCGACCGCGAGCGACTGCTCGCCGAGAAGGGCAGCGCCTGA
- the sepH gene encoding septation protein SepH, translating to MQQLSVIGIEDEVLILESESGERFRVPVADLPEHRKPTAAVPHRERKATPREIQSLIRGGMTAEQVASSTGEELAYVERFEGPVLAERAHMLDSALSIPVATGDIDPLAGETAFGAAIGERLDDLRAIERSWAAWKDADGGAWTVRLRFTTEGIQHEALWGYEPKKATLTPRGKEATSLSQSSEAASVLVPRLRAIDRQSRPTTPDAAATAPAAPADAPAEEPAAPPISQRAATHDPDRHDTGRHDTGRFDSDAFRIQRGAQRSAPSPVEPGVGLEEAVASATLTEGSPEERPKEPTRAENPWLRRRSGEVGSQPENVQAAAINRPAAATQPNHTAELLDALRRRRSEREAALRTAESEPALLEPEQPAAQAPEAEEQQRPARAQATGPVGGKKRGSRAAMPSWDEIVFGSRSDD from the coding sequence ATGCAGCAGCTGAGCGTCATCGGCATCGAGGACGAGGTGCTCATCCTCGAGTCCGAGTCGGGTGAGCGCTTCCGCGTGCCCGTCGCCGACCTCCCGGAGCACCGCAAGCCCACGGCGGCCGTGCCGCACCGCGAGCGCAAGGCCACGCCGCGCGAGATCCAGTCGCTCATCCGTGGCGGCATGACGGCCGAGCAGGTCGCCTCCTCCACCGGCGAGGAGCTCGCCTACGTCGAGCGCTTCGAGGGCCCCGTGCTCGCCGAGCGCGCGCACATGCTCGACTCCGCGCTCTCGATCCCGGTGGCCACCGGCGACATCGATCCGCTCGCGGGCGAGACGGCGTTCGGCGCCGCGATCGGCGAGCGCCTCGACGACCTGCGGGCGATCGAGCGCTCCTGGGCCGCGTGGAAAGACGCGGACGGCGGCGCCTGGACGGTGCGCCTGCGCTTCACGACCGAGGGCATCCAGCACGAGGCGCTCTGGGGCTACGAGCCGAAGAAGGCCACGCTGACCCCGCGGGGCAAGGAGGCGACGTCGCTCAGCCAGTCGAGCGAGGCGGCTAGCGTGCTCGTGCCGCGGCTGCGGGCGATCGACCGCCAGTCGCGGCCGACGACCCCCGATGCCGCGGCGACCGCACCCGCCGCGCCCGCCGACGCGCCCGCCGAGGAGCCGGCGGCCCCGCCCATCTCGCAGCGCGCGGCGACGCACGACCCGGATCGACACGACACCGGTCGACACGACACCGGCCGGTTCGACTCCGACGCCTTCCGCATCCAGCGGGGCGCGCAGCGGTCGGCGCCGAGCCCCGTCGAGCCCGGCGTCGGCCTCGAGGAAGCCGTCGCCTCCGCCACCCTCACCGAGGGCTCCCCCGAGGAGCGCCCCAAGGAGCCGACGCGCGCCGAGAACCCGTGGCTGCGCCGTCGCTCCGGCGAGGTCGGCAGCCAGCCCGAGAACGTGCAGGCCGCGGCGATCAACCGCCCCGCCGCCGCGACCCAGCCGAACCACACGGCCGAGCTGCTCGATGCGCTGCGGCGCCGGCGCAGCGAGCGCGAGGCAGCGCTGCGCACCGCTGAGAGCGAGCCCGCGCTGCTCGAGCCGGAGCAGCCCGCCGCGCAGGCCCCCGAGGCCGAGGAGCAGCAGCGTCCCGCCCGGGCGCAGGCGACGGGCCCGGTCGGGGGCAAGAAGCGCGGCTCCCGCGCCGCGATGCCGAGCTGGGACGAGATCGTCTTCGGCTCGCGCAGCGACGACTGA
- a CDS encoding DUF3159 domain-containing protein, whose amino-acid sequence MPAEQAGPADEAEPAEASFAEQVGAAIRGSKLGHLDPAAKPSAGALLDAMGGVRGLVESLLPGVLFLVLYATTKDVLVSVLVPLLASVGFVAWRVLQKGQPVLAFAGLIGVGISAAIALITGQGEDNFLWGFTVNTVVILVLVVSMLARRPLVGIIAGALTAKPHAWRTERAKRAVAWRATVLWLVVIGARLAVQVPMYLAGAVEALAATKLLMGVPLYLAALWVTWLMVRAVLATPADAVDRESR is encoded by the coding sequence GTGCCCGCCGAGCAGGCCGGTCCCGCCGACGAGGCCGAGCCCGCTGAGGCATCCTTCGCCGAGCAGGTCGGCGCAGCGATCCGCGGCTCGAAGCTCGGTCACCTCGACCCGGCCGCGAAGCCGAGCGCCGGCGCGCTGCTCGACGCGATGGGCGGCGTGCGCGGACTCGTCGAGTCGCTCCTGCCCGGCGTGCTCTTCCTCGTGCTCTACGCGACGACGAAGGACGTGCTCGTCTCGGTGCTCGTGCCGCTCCTCGCGTCCGTGGGCTTCGTGGCCTGGCGCGTGCTGCAGAAGGGCCAGCCCGTGCTCGCGTTCGCGGGCCTCATCGGGGTCGGCATCTCGGCGGCGATCGCGCTCATCACCGGGCAGGGGGAGGACAACTTCCTCTGGGGCTTCACGGTCAACACCGTCGTCATCCTCGTGCTCGTCGTGTCGATGCTCGCGCGCCGGCCGCTCGTCGGGATCATCGCGGGCGCCCTCACCGCGAAGCCGCACGCCTGGCGGACGGAGCGCGCGAAGCGCGCGGTCGCGTGGCGCGCGACGGTGCTGTGGCTCGTCGTGATCGGTGCGCGGCTCGCGGTGCAGGTGCCGATGTACCTCGCGGGCGCCGTCGAGGCGCTCGCCGCGACGAAGCTGCTCATGGGCGTGCCGCTCTACCTCGCCGCGCTGTGGGTGACGTGGCTCATGGTCCGGGCCGTGCTCGCCACGCCTGCGGATGCGGTCGATCGGGAGTCGCGGTAA